A window of the Glaciimonas sp. CA11.2 genome harbors these coding sequences:
- a CDS encoding peptidylprolyl isomerase, with product MTFKPARLLVVLFAAAALPALAQNVAVVNGKAIPSSRADLMVTQMAAQGGQPDSPQLRAMVKDELINREVLIQQAEKQGLGNNPDVKAQADIARQSILIRALVSDYIKKNPVSDADIKAEYDKFKATAGDKEYHARHILVDNEADAKAIIAKLKAGGKFEDLAKQSKDPGSAANGGDLGWATPVSFVKPFSDALVALKPGQVTDTPVKTQFGYHVIQLEESRPAKIPTLAEVKPQITEALQQKKLQAYQQELRAKAKIQ from the coding sequence ATGACTTTTAAACCTGCTCGCTTGTTGGTGGTTCTTTTTGCTGCAGCTGCATTACCTGCTTTGGCCCAAAACGTTGCCGTAGTAAACGGCAAGGCAATTCCATCTTCACGTGCTGACTTAATGGTTACGCAAATGGCGGCACAAGGTGGTCAACCTGATTCTCCGCAGTTGCGCGCAATGGTTAAAGACGAGTTGATCAATCGCGAAGTATTGATTCAGCAAGCTGAAAAACAAGGCCTTGGCAACAATCCAGATGTAAAAGCGCAAGCCGATATCGCCCGTCAGTCAATCCTGATCCGCGCATTGGTATCGGATTACATCAAGAAAAACCCAGTTAGCGATGCTGACATCAAAGCCGAATACGACAAATTTAAAGCAACTGCTGGCGACAAGGAATATCATGCTCGCCACATTTTGGTCGATAATGAAGCAGATGCAAAAGCCATCATCGCTAAGTTAAAAGCTGGCGGAAAGTTTGAAGACCTGGCTAAGCAATCAAAAGATCCAGGCTCAGCAGCTAATGGCGGCGATTTAGGTTGGGCAACACCCGTTTCTTTCGTCAAACCTTTCTCGGATGCGCTAGTTGCTTTGAAACCAGGTCAAGTTACTGATACACCGGTCAAAACCCAATTCGGATATCACGTAATCCAACTGGAAGAGTCACGTCCGGCCAAGATCCCAACATTGGCAGAAGTGAAGCCGCAAATTACTGAAGCGCTGCAACAGAAAAAATTGCAAGCATATCAACAGGAACTTCGCGCAAAAGCGAAAATTCAATAA
- a CDS encoding BolA family protein, whose translation MTTQLDDIRTKLIATFSPTECLLQDESAMHAGHAGAASGGSHYRLRLISEVFEGKNRLNRHRLVYDCLDDMMQHKIHALAITALAPSEIKDA comes from the coding sequence ATGACTACCCAATTAGATGATATTCGTACAAAATTAATTGCAACTTTCTCTCCGACAGAATGTCTATTGCAGGATGAATCAGCGATGCATGCCGGCCATGCTGGTGCAGCCTCTGGTGGTAGTCATTACCGCCTTCGGCTTATTTCCGAAGTTTTTGAAGGGAAAAATCGGTTAAATCGCCATCGTCTGGTGTATGATTGTTTGGATGACATGATGCAACATAAGATTCATGCTTTGGCGATCACAGCGTTGGCGCCATCGGAGATTAAAGACGCTTAA
- a CDS encoding septation protein A has product MKFLFDLFPVILFFGIFKWGEGHTDAAQALVSQYLSGFVSGGIVTATQAPIILATAVAIIATLAQIGYLLARRKKVDAMLWVSLVIISVFGGATIYFHNEAFIKWKPTVLYWCFAAALLGSQLIMGKNLIRTMMEKQMALPEPIWAKVGFAWSAFFIFMGLLNLYVAFNFPINTWVNFKLFGGMGLMFAFVIGQSLYLSKYIKEPK; this is encoded by the coding sequence ATGAAGTTTCTGTTTGACCTTTTCCCTGTAATACTTTTTTTCGGCATTTTTAAGTGGGGCGAAGGCCATACCGATGCCGCCCAGGCTTTGGTGTCGCAATATCTATCGGGCTTTGTGTCTGGCGGTATTGTCACTGCGACGCAAGCGCCAATCATATTGGCAACGGCGGTGGCTATCATTGCTACTTTGGCTCAGATTGGCTATCTACTCGCGCGCCGTAAAAAGGTCGATGCGATGCTGTGGGTTTCGCTAGTGATTATTAGCGTGTTTGGTGGCGCCACCATTTACTTTCATAACGAAGCATTTATCAAATGGAAACCTACCGTTTTATACTGGTGCTTTGCAGCAGCATTGCTAGGTAGTCAATTGATTATGGGTAAAAATTTAATAAGAACCATGATGGAAAAACAGATGGCGTTACCTGAACCAATCTGGGCCAAAGTAGGTTTCGCCTGGAGCGCGTTCTTTATATTTATGGGCTTGCTGAATTTATACGTAGCCTTTAATTTTCCGATCAATACATGGGTTAACTTCAAGTTATTTGGCGGTATGGGATTAATGTTTGCATTTGTCATTGGACAAAGCCTTTATCTCTCAAAATATATCAAGGAACCTAAATGA
- the msrB gene encoding peptide-methionine (R)-S-oxide reductase MsrB — MSNSKVTKTEAEWRATLEPMEYEVTRKAATERAFTGKFWDHHEHGIYTCVCCNTPLFESDAKFDSGCGWPSYFKAINPENVSERIDRAHGMTRTEILCNVCDAHLGHVFPDGPAPTGLRYCINSASLRFDPA, encoded by the coding sequence ATGAGCAACTCAAAAGTTACTAAAACCGAAGCAGAATGGCGCGCGACACTAGAACCAATGGAATATGAAGTTACAAGAAAAGCCGCCACTGAACGTGCTTTCACGGGAAAATTCTGGGATCACCACGAACATGGCATTTATACCTGTGTATGCTGCAACACACCTTTGTTTGAATCAGACGCGAAATTCGATTCGGGTTGCGGCTGGCCAAGTTATTTCAAAGCGATTAATCCAGAAAATGTCAGCGAACGGATTGACCGCGCTCACGGCATGACCCGCACCGAAATTTTATGTAATGTCTGTGATGCACATTTAGGACATGTTTTCCCTGATGGACCAGCGCCAACTGGCTTAAGATACTGCATTAACTCCGCATCATTACGTTTTGATCCGGCATAA
- a CDS encoding protein adenylyltransferase SelO, producing the protein MHDVAAPNIEPTFPKLSLSNGFAALPPEFYTRLMPTPIVAPYLVDANDVAAALIGIDPAIFPSKQFIDTFSGNQLLDASQPLSAVYSGHQFGQWAGQLGDGRAILLGDVPSYNATSRIELQLKGAGATPYSRMGDGRAVLRSSIREYLCSEAMAALGIPTSRALSVIGSDQLVMRETPETTAVVTRMAPSFVRFGSFEHWFYNKQHTSLKILADYVIVQFYPELAAKENRYQAFLAEVTKRTAHLMAEWQAVGFMHGVMNTDNMSILGLTLDYGPFGFMEAYDQRHICNHTDQQGRYAYNMQPQIGHWNCYALGQTLLPLIGSVEDTEDALKGYQNQYTAKYGDLLHAKLGLLTVQPEDDKLFDAMFALMQSSHTDFTLFFRRLGDLQIAHPENDMLLRDLFIDRAGFDAWVLQYRARLQSENSLDAVRRLAMHKTNPKYVLRNYLAQVAIEKAQKKDYSEVRKLLKILQQPFDEQPEYADYAALPPDWANGLEVSCSS; encoded by the coding sequence ATGCATGACGTAGCCGCACCGAATATCGAGCCAACATTCCCGAAACTTTCATTAAGCAATGGATTTGCCGCTTTACCTCCAGAGTTTTATACGCGCCTAATGCCAACGCCAATCGTGGCACCTTATCTGGTCGATGCCAATGATGTCGCCGCAGCGTTAATTGGTATTGATCCGGCTATATTTCCCTCTAAACAATTTATTGATACCTTTTCAGGTAACCAGTTATTGGATGCATCACAGCCACTTTCCGCCGTATATTCAGGGCACCAGTTTGGACAATGGGCGGGCCAATTGGGTGATGGGCGCGCGATATTATTAGGCGACGTCCCATCATATAACGCTACTAGCCGTATTGAGTTGCAACTCAAAGGGGCTGGAGCGACGCCTTATTCGCGTATGGGAGACGGTCGTGCGGTACTGCGCTCATCCATTCGCGAATATCTTTGCTCAGAAGCGATGGCGGCGCTGGGCATTCCAACCTCGCGCGCACTAAGTGTCATCGGATCAGACCAGTTGGTGATGCGAGAAACACCGGAAACCACGGCAGTAGTAACGCGCATGGCACCAAGCTTTGTTCGCTTTGGATCGTTTGAACACTGGTTTTACAACAAACAACATACATCGCTGAAAATCTTGGCCGATTACGTTATCGTACAATTTTATCCAGAACTAGCAGCAAAAGAAAATAGATATCAAGCTTTTTTAGCGGAAGTGACCAAGCGTACCGCCCATTTAATGGCCGAGTGGCAGGCAGTCGGTTTTATGCACGGCGTTATGAATACCGACAATATGTCGATATTAGGACTAACACTTGATTACGGACCATTTGGGTTCATGGAAGCTTACGACCAACGCCATATCTGCAACCATACGGATCAACAAGGCCGCTATGCTTACAATATGCAACCACAAATCGGTCATTGGAACTGCTATGCACTCGGCCAGACATTACTCCCATTGATTGGAAGTGTTGAAGACACCGAAGATGCGTTGAAAGGCTATCAAAACCAATATACTGCTAAGTATGGTGACTTATTGCACGCCAAGCTAGGCCTGCTAACTGTTCAGCCAGAAGACGATAAGTTATTTGATGCAATGTTTGCATTAATGCAAAGTAGCCATACGGACTTCACATTATTTTTCCGCCGTTTAGGTGACTTGCAAATCGCGCATCCAGAAAACGACATGCTATTGCGTGATCTGTTTATCGATAGAGCAGGTTTTGATGCATGGGTGCTTCAATACAGGGCGAGATTGCAGTCAGAAAATAGCCTTGACGCAGTGCGACGTCTTGCAATGCATAAAACGAACCCCAAGTACGTGCTGCGGAATTATTTAGCGCAAGTTGCGATTGAAAAAGCACAGAAAAAAGACTATTCCGAGGTTCGTAAACTACTTAAAATTTTACAGCAGCCATTTGATGAACAGCCTGAATATGCTGACTACGCCGCGTTGCCACCCGACTGGGCCAACGGATTAGAAGTTAGCTGTTCTTCTTAA
- a CDS encoding ferredoxin--NADP reductase produces MTNVIPDSAITSGEKDTLETITSVHHWTDTLLSFRCTRPSAYQFTPGQFARLGLRTESGETVSRAYSLTSAMTENTLEFYLVLVPNGPFSALLSKLLPGDKILVEKSSYGFMTADRFVDGEDLWMLATGTGLGPFISILQDPVVWKKFRHLVLVHCVRNTEELAYQALLEGLPQRTELADGGASLTLVRATTRDAQTASPRHLHGRITTLLENGTLEHVTGHSITVEASRVMICGNPEMITATREMLVQRGMRPCRRAIPGQFVTEDYW; encoded by the coding sequence ATGACAAACGTTATCCCCGACAGCGCTATTACTAGCGGCGAAAAAGATACTCTCGAAACCATTACGAGCGTGCATCACTGGACTGATACTTTACTATCCTTTCGATGCACGCGGCCATCCGCATATCAATTCACACCCGGCCAGTTTGCGCGCTTAGGCCTCAGGACGGAGAGTGGCGAAACGGTGTCCCGCGCCTATTCATTGACCTCAGCGATGACAGAAAATACCCTCGAATTCTATTTGGTGCTAGTACCAAATGGTCCGTTTTCGGCACTTCTGTCAAAGCTACTGCCGGGAGATAAAATACTCGTCGAAAAATCCAGTTATGGGTTTATGACCGCAGATCGTTTTGTCGATGGAGAAGATCTCTGGATGCTGGCAACTGGCACGGGTCTGGGGCCGTTCATCTCGATTTTGCAAGATCCCGTCGTATGGAAAAAGTTTAGACATTTAGTGCTCGTGCACTGCGTACGAAATACGGAGGAACTGGCCTATCAAGCGTTGCTGGAAGGCCTGCCACAACGTACAGAACTTGCAGATGGCGGCGCGAGTCTGACGTTGGTGCGAGCGACAACCCGTGACGCGCAAACGGCGAGTCCGCGCCATCTTCATGGTCGCATCACGACACTACTTGAAAATGGCACGCTCGAGCATGTAACTGGTCACTCAATAACGGTAGAGGCATCGCGCGTGATGATTTGTGGAAATCCAGAAATGATTACAGCTACCCGGGAAATGTTGGTTCAGCGCGGTATGCGCCCCTGCCGCAGAGCAATACCCGGACAATTTGTCACCGAAGATTATTGGTAA
- a CDS encoding diguanylate cyclase produces the protein MSEDGSTQDIASEYEALLQFLYLAPVGLVQTNRLGEVELMNPLSAQLLMPLSKDGGLSNLFNALESVAPELRRMAADFTAPQGSICEGFRAQLTAGVRGKQDPKMLGISMIKLDESHLMTVLTDMTQIIAQERQLKYNTAWINAITVGVTDYALMSLDQEGKIHEWNPSIGRVTKFTAEDVVGKSFSMFYKEGSISPERITDYLKEADEDGWSLNEGWRVKADGTSFWSSSMIVPIEDTAVDGAGNMVLADPDELSYALILRDITDRNNDAAGHLSALSSDYLTGIANRRTLFEAAELEFKRWHRNPRPLTLIIIDADYFKKVNDTYGHAAGDLILCNLASTMKETMRDIDTVARIGGEEFAALLPSTDLGGALQLAERLRNKIEAARVIIDGAEIKYTISIGISAMDHTVTGFDELLQRADTALYDAKHSGRNNVKIWRQT, from the coding sequence ATGAGCGAAGACGGGAGTACGCAAGACATTGCCAGCGAGTACGAGGCATTACTGCAGTTTCTTTACCTCGCACCGGTTGGCCTTGTGCAAACTAACCGCTTGGGCGAGGTTGAGCTGATGAATCCACTCTCAGCCCAGCTATTAATGCCCTTATCGAAAGATGGCGGGCTGTCAAATTTATTTAACGCTTTAGAGTCGGTTGCCCCAGAATTGCGGCGCATGGCAGCAGATTTTACAGCACCACAAGGATCTATTTGTGAGGGTTTCAGAGCCCAATTGACTGCAGGCGTTCGCGGAAAACAAGATCCCAAGATGCTCGGGATAAGCATGATCAAATTGGATGAAAGCCATCTGATGACAGTCCTAACCGATATGACGCAGATCATAGCCCAAGAGCGCCAACTCAAGTACAACACGGCTTGGATTAACGCGATAACGGTGGGCGTCACAGACTATGCATTAATGAGCCTTGATCAGGAAGGGAAAATCCACGAATGGAATCCAAGTATTGGACGCGTCACTAAATTTACTGCCGAAGACGTGGTGGGAAAATCCTTCTCTATGTTCTACAAGGAAGGTAGCATCTCGCCCGAACGGATTACAGACTACTTAAAAGAAGCCGATGAAGACGGCTGGAGTCTGAACGAAGGCTGGCGTGTCAAGGCTGACGGGACAAGCTTCTGGAGCAGCAGTATGATTGTGCCGATTGAAGATACTGCAGTAGATGGTGCAGGAAATATGGTTTTAGCGGATCCTGATGAACTCAGTTATGCTTTAATTTTGCGCGATATAACTGACCGGAATAACGATGCGGCTGGACACTTAAGTGCCCTGTCGAGCGACTATTTAACTGGCATAGCAAATCGACGTACGCTTTTCGAGGCAGCAGAGCTAGAGTTCAAACGTTGGCATCGAAATCCTCGGCCCCTCACTCTTATCATCATCGATGCTGACTATTTCAAGAAAGTCAATGATACGTACGGACATGCAGCTGGTGATCTTATATTGTGTAATCTGGCAAGCACGATGAAGGAAACGATGCGAGACATCGATACGGTAGCACGGATCGGTGGCGAAGAATTCGCAGCGCTTCTCCCATCAACAGATCTTGGCGGGGCATTGCAACTGGCAGAACGCTTACGCAACAAGATCGAAGCTGCACGGGTCATCATCGATGGTGCAGAAATTAAATACACTATTAGCATCGGGATCAGCGCTATGGACCACACAGTCACCGGCTTTGACGAATTGCTTCAGCGTGCCGATACAGCACTCTATGATGCCAAACATTCGGGACGTAACAACGTAAAAATTTGGAGGCAGACATAA
- a CDS encoding phosphonate transporter, whose protein sequence is MLEINKELFDQEGLMSIIANASTTELDEMDFGVIGFDDAGLVQRYNLFESKLAGLRAQNVIGSHLFTNVAPCMNNFMVAQRFEDARESSTSLDTIIDYVLTLRMRPIKVKLRLLSRPDVLIRFILVLRAT, encoded by the coding sequence ATGCTTGAAATAAACAAAGAGCTCTTCGATCAAGAAGGATTGATGTCAATAATTGCTAACGCGTCGACAACAGAGCTCGATGAGATGGATTTTGGGGTGATTGGATTTGACGACGCAGGCCTGGTGCAACGCTACAACCTATTTGAATCGAAATTGGCTGGATTGCGGGCTCAAAACGTGATCGGGTCACATTTATTTACGAATGTTGCTCCGTGCATGAATAACTTCATGGTTGCCCAGCGCTTCGAAGATGCACGCGAATCCTCCACCTCTTTAGATACCATCATTGATTACGTACTCACATTACGCATGCGCCCTATTAAGGTAAAACTAAGACTTTTATCGCGTCCTGACGTGCTGATCCGATTCATTTTAGTTTTACGCGCAACATGA
- the cls gene encoding cardiolipin synthase, protein MRFNKGTTTGIIKRINTRVTSSNRAMLSRLQRILLIAVLGLTLSSCASLPDIRTFNEQPADGSLAIKNRPENARPSSILVSRLSHSRVDLHKLAALEDAAVTAPPIAGNKITLLFDGPQTLNAMIKAIANAKNNINFETYIFDQDALGMQFANLLIEKQRAGIQVNIIYDSVGTIGTPTEFFDRMRSAGIKLVEFNPVNPLKRIGAWRLNNRDHRKILVVDGKIAFTGGVNISAAYANSSLFRSKKKTSGSVGWRDTHIQIEGPAVAFLQLSFMRSWAKQGTEDLPDLQYFPTLGIAGDKVVRVVISRPRGEFILYKAYIQAFQNAKKTIHITTPYFAPDQQMVQVLIDAARRGVEVSMIFPSVSDSGLASQAGQSYYHQLLAAGIKIYRLQVAILHAKTAVIDGNWSTVGSANLDIRSFLHNYEANVIIMGDEFGSEMENAFDDDLSTSDEITAEAWDQRSLTDRIKEWAARSLGYWL, encoded by the coding sequence ATGAGATTCAACAAGGGCACCACCACGGGCATCATCAAGAGAATCAACACGCGCGTCACGAGTTCAAATCGTGCGATGCTTTCTCGCCTGCAACGGATCCTGTTGATCGCCGTGTTAGGGCTAACGCTATCTTCTTGCGCATCGTTGCCCGATATAAGGACGTTCAATGAGCAACCAGCCGATGGTTCGCTTGCCATTAAAAATCGACCAGAAAATGCCCGCCCATCATCAATTTTGGTATCGAGATTAAGTCACTCGCGGGTTGACTTGCATAAATTGGCGGCGCTGGAAGATGCAGCAGTGACGGCACCGCCAATTGCAGGCAATAAAATAACGCTTTTGTTCGATGGCCCGCAGACACTGAATGCCATGATCAAGGCGATTGCCAATGCCAAGAATAATATAAACTTTGAGACCTATATTTTTGATCAAGACGCTCTTGGCATGCAATTCGCCAATCTGCTTATCGAGAAACAGCGTGCCGGAATTCAGGTCAATATCATTTATGACAGCGTTGGTACCATTGGCACACCAACTGAATTTTTTGACCGTATGCGCAGCGCCGGTATCAAATTGGTCGAATTCAACCCCGTCAATCCGTTAAAACGGATCGGCGCATGGCGCCTCAATAACCGCGACCATCGCAAAATTCTTGTCGTCGATGGAAAAATTGCCTTCACAGGTGGCGTGAATATCAGTGCGGCCTATGCCAATAGCTCATTGTTCAGGTCAAAGAAAAAGACCAGCGGCTCAGTCGGCTGGCGCGACACACACATCCAGATTGAAGGCCCAGCGGTCGCTTTTTTGCAGCTTTCGTTCATGCGTTCGTGGGCAAAGCAAGGTACTGAAGACCTGCCCGACTTACAGTATTTCCCGACATTAGGCATTGCTGGCGATAAAGTGGTGCGGGTAGTGATTAGCAGGCCGCGGGGAGAGTTTATTCTTTATAAAGCCTATATCCAGGCATTTCAAAATGCAAAGAAAACCATTCATATCACAACGCCCTACTTTGCCCCTGATCAGCAAATGGTACAGGTGCTAATTGACGCCGCGCGGCGCGGCGTTGAAGTCTCAATGATTTTTCCCAGCGTCTCCGATAGCGGCCTTGCATCTCAAGCAGGACAGTCGTATTACCATCAACTCCTTGCAGCGGGCATAAAAATCTATCGATTACAGGTCGCCATCCTTCACGCCAAAACTGCAGTAATCGATGGCAACTGGTCTACGGTCGGATCGGCCAACCTTGACATCCGTAGTTTTCTGCATAATTACGAAGCAAACGTCATCATCATGGGCGACGAATTTGGTAGCGAAATGGAAAATGCGTTTGATGATGATCTAAGTACCTCGGATGAAATTACCGCAGAGGCTTGGGACCAAAGGTCACTGACTGACCGAATCAAAGAGTGGGCCGCAAGGTCATTGGGATATTGGCTTTGA
- a CDS encoding site-specific recombinase: MLSILNLIEADPHSDNVECLIALVKTLRPHLPENGSDAVTNVQTLIDTLQQNPRYSHALRHYLLRVYATRRQTSLYTDIGILPNAGFFTELFQRMAYRVLPPALDETYLRDCLDRVLPFETDYVWLNAISTDTWLSLIAVLHPSNNEAAVNSNTIATAQVIDSNNIDNTIDNKTILSPATAIINKVHTSDTLGGINTIAELLDATQTLSYRISAMGLEPSLIRLYPEMEDFESPFLMQNVELHRYLAGYRSLLNGEVAIINCLDQAHNPYLSAIQSNPNENTLSETITIPRLIEDAKHLQVMLDQCDDVVVKIRKNALKKGTSVALTYLLVRLDQSIARLRKLLILVEVVDIDMGDFLSLPQREILRKIVSPAHHDGALMAHIPTELLVTPAQTVKRIAAVDLARELVEAHNRKYAVRELFASNINLLARNITENASRTGEHYIAEDRSEFSAMFRSAAGAGLIIGFMAMMKILYSYLRAAPLVEAFLFSMNYSAGFMLIHVLHFTVATKQPAMTASRIAAGLHSTDSRHIDIDSLVDLIVKVFRTQFIAVTGNLLMVFPVAYLISVGWVHLFGHHLVTPDKAQHLLHDLDPLHSLALFHAAIAGVCLFMAGLISGYYDNRALYTHMAKRLERARWLRKILGKTRLSKVAHYLESNLGGLMGNFYFGILLGTIGTVGFMIGLPIDIRHITFSAANFAIALVGLDNQMGWQIAVRSIVGILAIGTINLWVSFSLALFVALRSRQVHFREGLPLTKAVLSRFLRRPIDFFIPPKDQSPDSESKPVA, from the coding sequence ATGCTGTCGATACTTAACCTGATTGAAGCAGACCCGCATTCCGACAACGTTGAATGTTTGATCGCGCTAGTCAAAACCTTGCGACCGCACTTGCCGGAAAACGGTAGCGATGCTGTAACTAACGTTCAGACGCTAATTGATACTCTTCAACAAAATCCACGCTATTCGCACGCTTTACGCCATTATTTACTGCGCGTCTACGCTACTCGTCGCCAAACTAGTTTATATACCGACATAGGCATCCTCCCTAACGCCGGTTTTTTTACTGAGTTATTTCAGCGTATGGCGTATCGGGTATTGCCTCCGGCACTGGATGAAACTTACTTACGCGACTGCCTGGATCGGGTACTGCCTTTTGAAACCGATTACGTATGGCTAAACGCTATTTCAACTGATACATGGTTAAGCCTGATAGCGGTGTTGCACCCATCAAACAATGAAGCCGCGGTTAATAGCAACACAATTGCGACGGCACAAGTTATCGATAGCAATAATATTGATAACACTATCGATAACAAAACAATCCTCAGTCCTGCCACAGCGATCATCAACAAAGTGCATACCAGCGACACTCTCGGTGGTATCAATACTATCGCTGAGTTGCTTGATGCAACGCAAACCCTGTCTTACCGAATCAGCGCGATGGGATTGGAGCCGTCTTTAATTCGTCTGTATCCTGAAATGGAAGATTTCGAATCGCCATTTTTGATGCAAAACGTCGAATTACACCGCTACTTGGCCGGTTACCGCAGTCTCCTGAATGGCGAAGTCGCAATCATTAATTGCCTTGATCAAGCTCACAATCCTTACCTAAGCGCCATTCAGAGCAACCCAAACGAAAACACTCTAAGCGAAACAATAACCATACCAAGGCTGATTGAGGATGCTAAGCACCTCCAGGTCATGCTAGATCAATGCGACGACGTGGTGGTCAAGATTCGCAAGAACGCCCTAAAAAAAGGCACTAGCGTAGCTCTTACTTATTTGTTGGTGCGTCTCGATCAAAGTATCGCCCGTTTGCGAAAATTATTAATCTTGGTTGAGGTCGTCGACATAGACATGGGAGATTTTTTGTCGCTCCCTCAACGAGAAATATTGAGAAAAATCGTATCCCCTGCCCATCATGATGGCGCATTAATGGCACATATCCCAACCGAATTATTAGTAACGCCAGCTCAAACGGTGAAGCGGATTGCAGCGGTAGATTTGGCAAGGGAGTTGGTCGAGGCGCATAACCGTAAATACGCGGTGCGTGAACTGTTTGCGAGCAATATTAATTTGTTGGCGCGAAATATTACCGAAAACGCGAGTAGGACTGGCGAACATTACATCGCAGAAGATCGAAGTGAGTTTAGTGCGATGTTCCGCTCAGCTGCAGGCGCCGGACTGATCATCGGATTTATGGCGATGATGAAAATTCTCTATTCATATCTCCGTGCAGCACCTCTTGTAGAAGCTTTTTTGTTCAGCATGAATTACTCGGCCGGGTTTATGCTGATTCATGTACTACACTTTACCGTCGCCACCAAGCAACCAGCCATGACCGCGTCCCGTATAGCGGCTGGCTTGCACAGCACGGATAGTCGTCATATCGATATTGATAGTCTGGTCGATCTGATTGTCAAAGTTTTTCGCACTCAGTTTATTGCCGTTACGGGCAATTTATTGATGGTTTTTCCCGTTGCTTATCTTATTAGTGTGGGCTGGGTGCACTTATTTGGTCACCATCTTGTTACGCCGGATAAGGCGCAACATTTGCTTCATGACTTAGATCCATTGCATAGTCTGGCGCTTTTTCACGCTGCCATCGCCGGAGTCTGTCTTTTCATGGCTGGTTTAATTTCTGGCTATTACGATAATCGTGCGCTTTATACGCATATGGCAAAGCGCTTAGAACGAGCGCGTTGGCTACGTAAAATATTAGGAAAGACGCGGCTCAGCAAAGTTGCGCATTACCTCGAAAGCAATCTGGGTGGCCTAATGGGTAATTTTTATTTTGGTATCTTACTCGGCACGATTGGTACTGTTGGTTTCATGATTGGCCTACCAATCGATATTCGTCATATCACCTTTTCCGCGGCAAACTTCGCCATTGCGTTGGTCGGTCTCGATAATCAGATGGGGTGGCAAATAGCAGTACGTTCAATAGTGGGGATTTTGGCCATCGGGACCATCAATCTTTGGGTCAGTTTTTCCCTCGCTTTATTTGTCGCTTTACGTTCGCGTCAGGTACATTTTCGCGAAGGTTTGCCGTTGACCAAAGCGGTCCTCTCACGCTTTTTACGGCGTCCGATAGATTTTTTTATTCCACCTAAAGATCAATCACCAGATAGTGAGAGTAAACCAGTAGCGTGA
- the aroQ gene encoding gamma subclass chorismate mutase AroQ has translation MRRLSCLAFVLMLAACQSLLSTTPDAVEQQQTIMSSADAQKIDYLLGLIDQRLSIASKVAKSKWNSGAAVDDAKRERQILEVVTAQADAIGGLDLALVQAFFQNQFDAGKLIQQDLLSGWHNTLPGGYKFDDAPNLARDVRPVLDKLTPELIGALRNVVPLLLDSDAHAYLSHSALSLIRGDVGGDVRRQALESLQAK, from the coding sequence TTGCGCCGTTTATCTTGTTTGGCTTTTGTACTGATGTTGGCAGCCTGCCAAAGTCTGTTATCAACCACGCCGGATGCAGTAGAGCAGCAACAAACTATTATGTCATCCGCGGATGCACAAAAAATTGATTATTTGCTCGGGCTAATTGACCAGCGACTGAGTATTGCGTCAAAAGTGGCGAAGTCCAAATGGAATTCAGGCGCCGCAGTAGACGATGCAAAGCGAGAGAGACAGATTTTAGAGGTCGTAACTGCGCAAGCCGATGCAATAGGTGGATTGGATCTAGCGCTTGTCCAGGCGTTTTTTCAAAATCAGTTTGATGCTGGAAAACTCATTCAACAGGACTTGTTGTCGGGGTGGCACAACACGCTCCCAGGTGGCTATAAATTTGACGACGCGCCTAATCTGGCGCGTGACGTGCGTCCGGTATTAGATAAACTCACACCGGAATTGATTGGCGCCCTGCGCAACGTTGTGCCATTACTACTAGATTCAGACGCGCATGCGTATCTCTCGCATTCTGCGCTGAGTTTGATACGAGGGGATGTTGGCGGGGATGTTCGTCGTCAGGCGTTAGAGTCATTGCAGGCAAAATAA